The stretch of DNA gaaaacacaaagatcaAGTAAAGTAACACAATATAAGACTCAGTAAATCAGTAACAAATAGAATGTTCTCAATCGCACAAATCGGACTTGTTTTCGAGGACGTttatgaaaagagaaaaactaaGAAACAAAGTTACGTTTAAATCCAGACGTTTGttagcagcagctgcagcgacgcataaacacacactcaaccacAGAGACAGCCAAcgtgtccctcctcctcctcctcctcctcgtcctcctcctcctcctgaggcCCATCCTTTCATCATGGACTGGAGTTCTACCAaatgttatttcaaacacaaaacatctgCGTCCAAACACTGTTTCACAGTCAGTGGAAACAAAAAGGAAACCTGATCAAACATGAGCTCAGACCaaatatgaaaaagaaagaaagaaaaaagaatagtCAGATTAGATTTAGTGATGTAGAACAGGCTCAGGTTAAGATCCAGAGATCATGTGATCAAAGAttcatgtgaataaaaacaaacgctGAGGAAGTGAGAGGATGAATGACTTACATCACAACAGAGGaacaggaagaagaggaagaaccaGGTGCAAAAGAGAAGCAGGGATTAGAAGATTATTTTTAAGAGAACGACGTGTAACTAGAGACATATGGAGGTTTAACCAGAGTCTGCTCCAACGTCTACAACGTTACACGATAAAGATCTTTCATACACTGTCAGTGTTGCTCTGTAGGGGGCGGTCATGTTCAACTGTGTGGGGacaaaatacactgtaaatgcactctaaaatacactgtaaatgcactctaaaatacactccaaaatacactgtaaatgtactcttaaatacactgtaaatgcactctaaaatacactgtaaatgcactctaaaatacactctaaaatacactgtaaatgcactctaaaatacactccaaaatacactgtaaatgtactCTTAAATACACTGTCAGATACACTCtaaatgcactgtaaatatactgtaaatgcactgtaaatacactctaaaatacactgtaaatgcactctaaaatacattgtaaatacactgtaaatatactgtaaatacactctaaaatacactgtaaatgcactctaaaatacactgtcagatacactgtaaatacactctaaaatacactatcagatacactgtaaatgcactgtaaatacactctaaaatgcACTCTAAATTGcattgtaaatacactctaaaatacactgtaaatgcactgttaatacactctaaaatacactATAAATGCACTCTAAATTGcattgtaaatacactctaaaatacactgtaaatatactgtaaatacgctctaaaatacactgtaaatgcactctaaaaacattgtaaatacactctaaaatacactgtaaatatactgtaaatacactctaaaatacactgtaaatgcactctaaaaacattgtaaatacactctaaaatacactgtaaatatactgtaaatacactctaaaatacactgtaaatgcactgtaaatgcactctaaaatacattgtaaatacactctaaaatacactctaaaatacactcttaaatacactgtaaatacactgtaaatacactctaaaatacactgtaaatacagtgtAACACTGAACCTGAAGTGTGTGGGTGAGAGTCAGTAATCGAACAGGACGAGCAGCTTCTCGGcagctgtttcctgttttcctctCACTTTTCCAGCCGTTAGCAGTTTGCTGGGATGTGCtgggaactgtgtgtgtgagtgattccTCTGGTTTGAGTCCAGGTAATGAAAACACCCGCCTTCCTCTCCATGAGGCTACATGTTACAGCTCCACTCTGTGACCGTGTAACAAACTACGTAACGTGCTCTTACACTTAAACACGTAACGAGCTAACGctgcttctccatcagtgatagaacttTACTTGCTGCTCTGACGACGCTCGGCTGAGCCGATGCTAACATGTGACATGTCAACagactgaagagtcatgagacaacaatgtccaactgtagatcacaGTGAAACTGACTTAAAACACAGAGGAGTGAGGTGGATTTAGAGACGGCACCATCGTTACCACGTTCACTTggatttcacttcagtgactgaaggactgaaccattctgtcaacTCATCGGaactaatgattctaatgattctaacgattcactttcacccaaaacaactgctttacaagtcactcgtttgtttgTGTCGCAGAGAAAACCACGTCACCACAGTTTCGCGCAgacgtgctgtgatgactccgcccacacacAGGAGGAGTTATGAAGTCGTAGAAAACAACGTGACGTCCTGacggttgtgtttgtttgaccgTGAGCAGCAGAACTCAAAATGAAAGGGCGTATTTTCAAGGTCGCGTTGTCCAGAGTTCGTccagtgaaagtgtgtgtgtgtgtgtgtgtgtgtgtgtggaaaaggcctggcaggtcaaaggtcatgttgGTGTGAGCGTTGTTGTAGTCTCGttcctctgagctgctgctgctgctgctgctgctgctgctgctgctgcagagttcGTCTCTGGATCTGAGCGGAGCGAGGTTTCCATGGAGTTTGAACAAAGACATCTGGACTGAGGAATGTGGAGCTGggggtgtgcgtgtgcgtgtgcgtgtgcgtgtgcgtgtgtgtgcgtgtgcgtgtgcgtgaaCATGTTTCTGCTGCGCTGAGACGCTGGAAACACGAGGGAAACGTTTGTTTGTTCCAGTCGATCAGACTGagcctttcatttatttaaacaagaaACCAAGAACTTTCAAGTGAACGAGCAGAAAGTGGGATGTATTTATGAAcgtaatgtaatttatttttcaagacaGGGACAACATCAGATTAAAGGGAGAGCACAAATAATTTACAAACTGCAGCATCATAATCTGAAATATTCTTTTAATCCCTGAGGGGAAATCTCTTCCATTACTGCGTCTCCAAACAAGAACagaaaaagtataaaatattgatttatttatttaaccaacAAAAGTCATTGTGATGGAAGAGTGAGAGCAGGACGTACGGATTAAAACAGATTAGAACACGGCATAATCTATACCAtataaaaaagaacatttacatgaaaaatCTACAAAATTACatataaaagaaacacaatattCAAGACTGAATAAATGATATACCATTATACACTATATAAACAATACAATCTACAGAATGTAAATAATCTACAGAATATTAACAATAATCTACAGAATATAAACAATAATCTACAGAATATTAACAGTAACAGAAAAGTTAGTCTAAAAATAAGTGagtttaactaaaaaaaaacctgtttctaACTGATTTTCATTTGCTTCAGGGATTTTTTTGTTCAGTCATTTAAAGAGTTTCTGGATCctagaaaatataaaaagacataaacaacattgaatgtgtgacaaaaacaaagagataaGAAATAATCAAAGTGCAGTGTTAAGActtgaagaggaagaagaactcTTAACTGTGACATGTGATTAAACTGAAGAATACcctgaaaaatacacacataattACACAATATTACATTTGATACAAAACAGctgacaataaaaagaaaagaaatcggTTCTTCAAAGGAAAAGTTTAATTAGAAACgttaaaagaaaatcacacatgtaccgtgtgtgtgtgtgtgtgtgtgtgcgtgcgtgtgtgtgtgcgtgtgtgtgtgtgtgtgtgcctgctgacagaaacaaaaaactTAAAAGTATCTGATTTTAAGTTTgagatgataaaaaataaaagcaaagtcGTCAAACATGAAGTAAAAGAATGAAATCAGGGATCAGTGCGACGTCTGCGTCCGTCTGTCGTGGTGAATTTTACATCCTCTCACCTGTGGTCTTGAGCTGTGGGCAGTGACTGagaacagaaccagaaccagaaccagaaccctGTTTTGTGCTGAATCCCCGTCTTCTTGTGTCCTCTTGTTTTCACAGAGAGGAAGTTCAGGAAAACTGCGTTCGCTGGAGGAAGAGATTTACGTTTGTGTCCAAACTGAGCGCCAACCCTCACACCGGCGTCCTGGATCCGTCTGTGTGCAGAGTGTCCGTCAGGAAGGTACGAGTCACACGTTTAACATCATCTCAACCTCTTTCACTCAGAGATGTGACAGCGTCTATACGTCTGTATATCTgtatcctcacacacacacacacacacacacacacacagcagtgtgaaGATACTGTTTAGTGTGTGTTACCATGAGTTTCTGCACAGTACAAACATCCACTGAGGCTCTGGGCGGAGTCAGATCACCAGTCTGTCAGTGAACATGATTTTGTTAAGAAGCGATGAGAGGATACAGTTCTATCTGTGCTCTTCACACAGGAGTCTTAGAACCTTGTTGTCtcgtgacgacactctctgaccaatcagtgagcttcagtctgatgacgtcacatgttagcatcggctcagctgaacgtcgtcagagcaggaagtaaaaACACCATCAGGTTCTAAAgttctataaaataaaacatctggaTCTGTGCTGCAGAGGTCTGAGAGCGTGCTCCCTCATTACCTCTCTCATGTAAATGTGGACACAGCTTCTTCATCACCAGCTTCTTCATCGCTCTCTTCCTGTTTTCTCTGCAGGAACTCAAAGGAGGAAAAACCTACTCCAAGGTAAGAGCCGGAGTCTCCGTCTCGTCCACTTCACCTCTCACTTTCATAATCACGCGTgactgatgacgatgacgatgaagaGCTTCACTTTAGCTTGGGTAAATGTTGGCGTTTCTCCTGACGAGAATCTGCGAAACATCGTGCGAACGCTGACACGTCCTGAGCGATGAGTCACGATCCTCTGAGGTGAAGACTCGCTGTTTCTCCGACAGGAAGTGTTTCCTCTCGTTTCACCCAGGCTCCTTTTTTTAGATTTCCTTTCCTCTAAATTTACCTCGCTTCCCTCCTCGGGAGCTGGTTTCCTTAAATAAACACCTATGAAAACACGAGCGCGGCTCAAGGAAGAGAAACCTGCAGGAAGGAGAGTGTGAATGTGTCCCTGGAGACGCAGAGACCCAGAGAGACAAACGTCCTGTCAACTTATCTGTGCAGAAAACCACACTCagtgggtcagaggtcagaggtcagaggtcaggaaaTGTCACCAAGAAAACACGCAAGGAAAAAAATCCACTGAACAAAAGctcaataaaatctacatctacagtatctatgtcacatgatcacgtctctatctcactgtgagaacaggaaactgaagtctgtaaacacacacacacacacacacacacacacacacaccagcagctcaaatcagtgatttaaggtcctctgctgcctcgtgtggtcactttctgtcactgatgttaatctgaacaaagctTTCAAAAGCTGAATTTACAAaatcagactgtgtgtgtgtgtgtgtgtgtgtgtgtgtgtgtgtgtgtgtgtgtgtgtgtgtgtgtgtgtgtgtgtgtcagtgaaagtTGAAGCGTGGATTAACGGCTGTTGCTCGTCTTTAACTGAACATGTGCCAGAAATAAAAACCAGTGAagactcttcctcctcctcttcctcagctgGGCTTCACTGACCTCAACATGGCGGAGTTTGCCGGCTCTGGCTCCACAGCTCGCTGCTGCCTCCTGGAGGGCTACGACACCAAGAACACGCGCCAGGACAACTCCATCCTCAAGGTACGAGAGTTCAGTGGAGTTTTGTAAAGAAGCTGGTTAAACACGCGTTGTTATGACGATGAACGACGATGAACGCTGCTTTTCTCTCAGGTGATAATCTGGATGACTCTGCTGTCTGGAGATCCCTGTTTTAAAACGTGAGTATTTGTCTCAGTCGTTCACTCTGATCAcggatgtttttcttctttatttctctttcaaaaaagaaataaaaatattttcacttaactaacatttgtttccataaatattgttactttaaatactttagatgtttcttttcttattattattttgtaacattttctaactttttttgttaatttcagtgtttttgttattttttgttgctccatctgtttttttttcctccattcaataatattattgtgtgtgtgtgtgtgtgtgtgtgtgtgtgtgtgtgtgtgtgtgtgtgcgtgcgcgtgtgtgcgtgtgtgtgtgtgtgtgtgtgtggtcgtctCTGCAGAGCTCCCAGCTCAGCAAAGTCCATCTCTGTCCCAGGACGAGGACACACCCTGCAGCTGGACTGTAAGGGGGAGGGGACAGCGGAACCTGCTCCTGCTGTCTCACTGGGTCGATCCGCTAAGCCACGCCCCTCCATCATCAGCTCAggtaaacaacaaacacacacaatattttctactttgtcatttttcagcttcttaaatgtgaatattttctttgctgcataaaacaaagaaatcatctgagaacatcatcatttcagagGAAACTAAgtcacaaagaaagaaacattttaaaccTTCAGTCAGGGTCTGAGTCAGAGTCAGGgtcagagtctgagtcagagtcagGGTCTGAGTCAGGGTCTGAGTCAGGGTCTGAGTCAGAGTCAGGGTCTCAGACTGAGACTGCAGCCTCTGGGaggagaaacatgtttttttacgGAAATCATTTTCCAGGAAGAACGATGACTAAACACATGTGACCTGATGTTTACACGATTCAAAAGGTTCAGATCTCAgtcatgtgacataaaagtgATAAACTGGTTTGAAGTTTCTGGATCAAAATGATTATCATGACAATGATTTTGTTCACTTTGAattgaaaagtgaaaaatgaaatCATCAGACTTTAAGTCTCTGGGTCTAAAGATAGTGGAactgttgtcttttgttgtctTCAGGTCTCCTCGATGAATCAGAGATGAACCACAACCAGAACCAGTCTGGATCTGCAGAAGTCTTCCAGTCTGGTCACTCTCGAAACTCCAGCTACGCCAGCCAGCAAAGCAAGATCTCAGGttcaacacttttgtttttacacaagtTACAGGTCCGACAAGGTCCGACAAGGTCCGACCAGGTCCGACAAGGTCCGACAAGGTCCGACAAGGTCCGACCAGGTCCGACCAGGTCCGACCAGGTCCGACCAGGTCCGACAAGGTCCGACAAGGTCCTAGAACATTCCAAAAATGTCCAATCATTTTAGACGTAGTTATTGGACTATTTGGACATCTTAATCTCTCATTGTCCAGAGtttttacaaaatattcacTAGTGTTTGCGTCTTTAAGAACTTCTCTCCATCACCTCTTTCATTTCCCCTCacatctcctctgtctcctctgatGTCTCCTCTGATGTCTCTATCCTTCTCGGATGTCTCCTCTGATGTCTCCTCTCAcctctcttctgtctcctctgATGTCTCCTCTGACGTCTCTATCTCCTCTGATGTTTCCTCTGACGTCTCCTCCGatgtctccttgtctccttcaGGCTACAGCACCGAGCACTCTTGCTCGTCCAGCCTGTCTGACCTCACTCACCGCAGGAACACGTCGACAGGAAGCAGCACCTCCGGCCTGTGCTTCACTGactcaccagcagagggcgacaAGGACGCCGGACGTCCTGAGAGACCGCTCCGACCCCCGCGGCCCGTCTTACCCCCCAACAGACCGTCCAggtacaaacacagagaggagaacggttctggtccaggtccaggtccaggtcctgGTCCTTCCCTCCTCACTCTGGTTCTTGTCGGTGTTTCAGGAGGAAACAGGACTCGGTGGAGAATCAGCCGACCTGGGTCAACGACACCCGCATGGACGCCGACGACATCGTGGAGAAAATCGTCCAAAGCCAGAACTTTGCAGACACCAACCACACTGAAGGTAAAAGTGGGCGGtgtctgtgcacgtgtgtgtgtgtgtgcgcgcacgtgcgtgtgtgcgcgtgcgttgGCGCAACCAGCtgacctgctgctgcctgtgtgtgtgtgtgtgtgtgtgtttcagacagTAACCTgcgtctgtttgtgagcagagACGGGAGCACGTCTCTCAGCGGCATCAGACTGGGAAACAGGTGAGaaacttcactttttctttcacttcctcTGAACAAGTGCAGTGAACTCTGCGTCTGTGGACTCGTGACTGACcgggtgacacacacacaccccctgaccctgtgtgtgtgtgtgtgtgtgtgtttacagagtgTCTGCAGGTGGATACGAGCCCGTCGTCATAGAGATCCACTAAAGAAAGGGCGGGAAGTGTCACACGTGTGTGGTCAGCTGGTCTGAACGCTgtgacaggaagaagaaaaaaaaaaaaacaactcatccgtttgcactttgtgtgtgtgtgtgcatgtgtgcgtgtgtgtgtgtgggtgtgtgggtgtgtgtgtgtggtttacagacGTCCGTTTCCTGGTGGAAAAGTGTCTAAACTGAGTGTTCATGTgtttcactgagagtgagcctctgtgtctcagactggttctcagcagcagggggcgccaaacaaccacacttgaaAAACTACACGTGAACCATCCCTTTAATATAAACTTGATTCAAATGGAgtttgtgacacaaaaacactgagttTTTAAAAAACCACTGAtcgctcttttgtttttttgtcgtttcCTTGATTTTGAAGCCGTTCCCTGTTGATCAGGGAGTTGCCATAGAAACCACTCGGTGCCTGTGAagttttctccttctcttttatGAGCCTGAAGcacagtgagagagtgagtgctgGTGACGGTGACGAGAGAAggttcatttcctgtttgtttgtttgtttgtttgttttgtgacgATTTATCACAAGTCTTAGTTGAAGAGTTTTTTTCTCTACAAGTTTGacccaaaaagaaaagaaaaaaagacagagtaCCTGTTCTGGGTTTGTCGCTCTCtgtgctgccccctggtggagcAGTTAGTTTGGATCCTGTTTACTTCAAATTAGACGTTTtttgaaatgacacaaacagtTTCACATCCACAACCAGCCGCCTGGTTTTAAGATAGAttcttcattttcacacagaagcttttattttggtgttatttttaattctcTGCTTGTATTAATGTGgaaatctctctcttttttccacaAGCACGTCGTTTTCGTGTCGTCTGaatcaaaatgataaaaagctGATATTTCCTGTTTGCCAACAGATTAACTGATGATTAATCTCTTCTTCACAATAGCTGATCATTGATTAACCGCTTTTTTCCatgaattaaaaccagtttgtgtgatttttcagcttcttaaatgtgaatattttctggtttctttgctccataaaacaaagaaatcaaaaacaaaaacatttgagaacatcatttccatgtttgacaaacactgatcagtgttttctgacattttatgaaccaaacaactcaTCCGTTAATCAAGAAAAGAATCGATGGATTCTTGGATTATGAAAGTCCTAATCTCTTAAACCTCAGTTAAACTGCATTCTTTTCATCCTCGTCTTCATGTCGTTAGTTTTCTCTTAAATcacgttgtttttgtttgctttcgtCACATTCGGGGGACGAACCACTAACCGTATATTCAGAGTTTGtcactattttattttagtttattctTTTCAAGGATTAATTTAATTGTTGTAGTCTGGAGGTTGATTTATAAGCTATGCACAAACATCACTCGCCTcctgaagcttttttttaaaatgttctcttaGTGCATTTAACAGATTCTTCTATTGTAACAAAGCTATAGTATAATAACCTATACGTTTATTAGAGAATATTTACTTAGTGccatctttgtttgtttctcagcaGAAATGACGTCTAAACAATAAAAATCTAatctgactttgtgtcttttgttttgtttgtttttttaatctgtgttgTGGATTAAACATCTGTTATGACCTGATATGACGCAGTTAAACTTGACTCCCTTTATctaaacagaggcagaaggTGACGATGACCTCATAGAACATGAacttattcatatttaaaagagCAAAGTTAATAAACTAATCaaacaataaatagataaagtacattttgatagaatttaaaactaaataaaatcccacACCATTTTTTGGCATATATCCACCAGCTCTACGGGTTAGGGAGAAACTATATGTGTAATTCTCTAGGTTCAACAGTAGAGGGCGCTGTCCACAATGCTattttatgaaaacatttttgttttcaagttaaatttaatttaagaaaaatgatttttttttttaattctgatcATTTTAATGAAAGTCAGTTGAATGTATTAATGTGTCACATGGTttaaattcactcactcattcattcacacagctGTTTTCACTGAGTTACCTGATTTCACCTAAAGTATTAGCGTAACTACGTCACCGTATCTCATCTACGTCAACTGCGTAAATCAATGAAGCTAATCATCGCCATGTTCGTTGTTCGAGATGAAAAAAACAGGTGAGTTTTTCGTCTTAATTAAACTTTTAACTGTAGTTTATCGCGTTATTTCtgatataaaacacacatttgtttcataCGTTTAAGATTTTAGTGCAATAATCCGACGTTATTCGCGCTAAT from Solea solea chromosome 8, fSolSol10.1, whole genome shotgun sequence encodes:
- the eeig1a gene encoding early estrogen-induced gene 1 protein, with product MAFFVKKKKFKFQTHLTLEELSAVPFVNGVLFCKLRLLDGDFAATSSREEVQENCVRWRKRFTFVSKLSANPHTGVLDPSVCRVSVRKELKGGKTYSKLGFTDLNMAEFAGSGSTARCCLLEGYDTKNTRQDNSILKVIIWMTLLSGDPCFKTAPSSAKSISVPGRGHTLQLDCKGEGTAEPAPAVSLGRSAKPRPSIISSGLLDESEMNHNQNQSGSAEVFQSGHSRNSSYASQQSKISGYSTEHSCSSSLSDLTHRRNTSTGSSTSGLCFTDSPAEGDKDAGRPERPLRPPRPVLPPNRPSRRKQDSVENQPTWVNDTRMDADDIVEKIVQSQNFADTNHTEDSNLRLFVSRDGSTSLSGIRLGNRVSAGGYEPVVIEIH